The Stigmatella aurantiaca DW4/3-1 genome contains the following window.
ATTCTGTGACCTCTCTGCTCCTGAGGACGGACGGGGGGCCACCGCTGCTCAATAATCGGCCCGCCACAGAGGTGCGTCAGGGCAATGCCCGCCTTTTCTCAACGGACCAGCTCTCACCGGATGGGGGCGTGCGCCGCGTGTCGATGGTCACTTGCGAGGCGCCACAGGCTCCTGAGTTCAATGGGTGCTACCTGTCCTGTGTCAACGGGAGGCTGTCCAGCCGAGCCACTTTCAGGTCTGAGCGGATGACCTGGGCCCGGGGCGAGTCTGAAGCCTCTGGCTTGGAGAAGGTGTCCGAACGCGTCGTGGACATCGCCATGCCAGTGGATGTTTACGTGACGCGGAATCACGCCTACGTGGTGTCCATCTCCCGGAGCGGTCTGCCAGGTGGACTGAGTGTTTTCGACGTGAGCGACAAAGCCGCTCCCGTGCTCGTGAAGACCTTCCAATTCCCGGGAGACACGGATTGGAATGGGGTGTGGGCAAAAGATGACGCACTCTATGTGGCCAGTGCGCACCGGGGAGTGCTCCTTTTTGACATTCGCAACCCAGGGGATCCTCAATTTCTGCGCAGCTTGCAGGCTGGGAACGGCAGTGTTCACACGGTCTTCGTCGAGGGCAACCGCCTTTACGCCACCGATCTCTCGGGGATCATTCTCTATGATGTCTCCAATGCTTTGGAGCCCATCGAACTCAACCGCTACGCTCCTTTTCCAATCGACAGCCCTCACGACATGTTCGCCATCGGTGACCGGCTCTATGTCAGTTACGCCTCGGATGGTTTCGTCGTCGCGGACGTGAGCAACCCTCAGAGCATTGCGACCTTGGGCACCTACAACTTCCGCGACCATTACAGCCATGCGAACGCGGTGGGTGTTTTCGGTGGCCGGACCATTGCGTTCATGGGGGGAGAGGGGCCGTTCGAGCACCTGCGGATGCTCGACATCTCGGAGCCAGCCCAGATGGTGAAGATCGGGGTGTTCCAGCTGCGGCCCATCGTCTCCATCCACAACATGGTGCTGGTGGGCAAGCGCCTCTACCTCTCCTGGTACCAGGAAGGGGTCAGGGTCCTGGACGTGTCCAACCCCACTCAGCCCCAGCAGGTGGCGTACTTCAACACCTTCCGGGAAAGCGATCCGGGGCGGGGCGGGTACTTTGATGGCTCCATCGGCATCCGAGTTCCGGGCGATGGGTACATCTACACGGTGGACACTTCGCGGGGTCTGCTCATCTTGAGGGAGAGATAAGTCACTTCCAGGGGCAGTGGACGACCTGGACGGTGCGGCTGACGGGCAGGGCGGCGTTCCCGCCACTGTCCGTCAAGGTGTAGACCTTGGTGTAGGTTCCTTCCACCCAGCCATTGACCTCTCCCTGCCATTTCACCTCGGGCCAGATGTATCCGTAGCAGGCGTCGAATGCCTCGACGCCGGGATCTTCCCACTGGCTTCCACAGGGATGGGTCATGAAGGCAGGCCCCTTGAGCTTCAGCGTGGGCGGTGTCCGGTCATCCACCCTCACCGAGCGGATGGCCTTCACGGTGTAGCCGAGGGCGTTCCAGGCGATGTACTGGACCGGGTAGGTGCCCTCGGCGCACGGGTTGGGCCCAGGTCCGTAGGGATCGTGGCCCGAGTTGTAGGTGCGCACCGGGACGGCACCGCACGCATCCGTCGCCGAGGCGCCGGGGTCCACCCAGGCATTCACACCACATTCCAACGTCATGTCGAGTGCGCCGTTGACCACCAGCGAGGGCCAGGATGCATCCACGCAGGTGTTGCTACCGGGGGTGGGGGCCTCGCCTTCGTTGGGGGGCGGGGAGGCGGGTCCCGGGTCCGGTGTGCAGGCGGTCCCTGCGACACAGAGCACCTGCTCGTGCCCACACGTGCCCTCCGGGGTGCATGTGTCCACCGTGCAGGCGCTGCCGTCATCACACTCGCTATTCGCTTGGCAAGTGGGCGCGGGCGGCAGCAGCTCGAGGGTCAGCGTGAGGGTTCCCGTCTTGCCCGAGGTGAGAGGGCCCACGAGGCGCACGGCGAGGGGCGCCCCCTGTCCCGTGACGAGGGAGGTGGACGCGTGGGGAGACGGAAGGGGCTCGGGATGGAACCAATCCACGCCTCCGTTCACGCTCAACTGGAGCGCCTTGGATGTCTCCACGCCACCGAGAGGGGACCCGTCTGAGAGGGTGAGCCGGTAGCGGAGGCCTGAGACCAGGGTCGCCTGGGTGAAGACAGGGCCCTTGCTGCCCTCAACGGAATGATCGTGCAGGTCGAGAAAGAAAGTCTCGGAGGGCAGCCCCCGCCCGTGTTGGGGAGAGATTTCTTTTGGGTCCGTGGGCTGGCAGCCGCTGGTGAGGAGGAGCCCTGCGAGGAGGTACCCAGGAGCTGTGCGTCCTTTTCTCATAGGTATTTCCTCCCTGGGCATGCGCGGGGCGATGGGAAGGAACCTATATGAAGAACGGCGGGACACGGAAGCCTGCGCGTGGTTTTCCGCGTCTTGTCTGCGCTCAGCGCCGGGGCAGCGTGACGATGAACTCCGTGCCGAGTCCAGGCTCGCTCTCGAAGCGCAGGTCTCCGCCATGGCTCTGGACGACGATGTTGTAGCTGAGGGAGAGGCCGAGACCGGTCCCCTCGCCGGGTTGCTTGGTGGTGAAGAAGGGGCTGAAGATCTTGCTTCGGGCTTCCGGCGCGATGCCGACCCCATTGTCCCAGATGCGCACCTCGGCATGGGAGCCCAAGTTCCGCGAGCTCACCTTGACCTGGGGGGGCTCTCCCGGAGCTTTTTGGTACCGGGCGATGACAGCCTGGTAGGCGTTGTTCACCAGGTTGACGATGACCTGGCCCAGCTCGCCCGGAGACACGCCTACCAGGCCGAGCGTCGCGTCGTAGTTCTCCGTGAGCTGCACCTCCAGCGAGGGCTCTCTCATCCGCAGTCCCTGGGAAATCAAGCTGACGTGCTCGGCGAGCAGCCGGTTCAGGTCCACTGGCACCCGGGCGGTCCGGCTGCCGGAGGAGTGTTGCCGCATGGAGTTGATGATCCGATCCACGCGCTTGCCGTGCTCGTCGATCTTCGAGGTGAGCGCCGCCAGATGCTCCGTCATGTCCCGGAGTTCGTCGAGCTTGTCCGGAGCTGGAGACGGTCCCAGCCTGGCCATCTCGGTCCGTAGCTCACGTGCCTGCTCCTGGGCGAGTTGCGCGAAGTTGTTGATGAAGTTGAGGGGATTCTTCACTTCGTGCGCGATGGCAGCGGTCATCGCGCCCAGGGAGGCGAGCTTTTCTTTCTCTACCAGCAACTGCTGGGTCTCCCGCAGCCGGTGGAGGGTGACGACGAGCTGATCGTTCTTTTCGTTGAGTTCCCGGGTCCGTGCTTCGACCCGTTGCTCGAGGGTGTTGTAGAGCAGGGCGTTCTCGATGGAGATAGCGGCCTGCGCCGACAGGAGCGTCAGCACCTGGAGCCGGTCGCTGGTGAAGACGTCCGTCGCCAGGTGGTGCTCCAAGTAGAGAAGCCCGACGAGTTTCTTATGGGCGAGCACTGGCAGGCACAGGATCGAGCGGGTCTTGTGCGCCATCACATACGGATCGGACTGGTAAGGAGGGGTGCTCAGGGCATCTCTCAGCACCAGGCTGTCCCGTAAATGCGCCACGTAATTGATGACGGACTTCGGGAGGGATGGGGCCGAGCTGACGGGAATCGACTGCAGGACGGTGGCTTCGGGCTGGTCAACGGTGGCCTCGGCTTCGATGAACAGCCCGCTCTCTCGAGAGAGCAAAAGAACCGAGCGCTGAGAGCCGGCATGCTCCATCACGATGCGGATGAGCTTTTCCAGCAGACTCCGCAGGTGCAACTCGCCCGAGAGCACTTGGGAGGACCAGGTCACCGTCATCAGGTCCAGCACGCTCCCGGTGAGTTCAGCGGAAGCCACCGGGGCTTCTTCGCCGCCTGCCGCGCGCCGTCCCAGCAACTCGGGATACCGCGCATCGAGTTCCGCCACGAGGGCTGTTGCTCCCCACCGGGCGTAGGCATAGCGGGCCTCGCGCAGATAGCTCTGGGCCACCCGTGTCCGGCCGCCATGCAGGTGGAATCGGCCCGCCAACTCGTTGCTCAAGGCTTCGATGTGGAGATAGCCACTGTCGCCCGATGCTTTGACCGCCTCGTCATACAGGGACATGGCCTGAAGGTCCTGCCCGGACAGGCGGGCCAACTCCGCCTGGAGCAAAACCTGTTGTTGGCGGAAGTTGGCGGGGCAGCCCGTGGCCCAGGATTGAAAATCCTCGATGAACCGGGGGAGCAGCTCACGGGGGTCTTCTCCCTGAGGGCCTCGTTGGGCCGCGGCAATCGCCAGCGCGAAGTAGAACCGGCTCTCGGGAACCAGGAGCGTTCCAGACGCCGTGGCGGACGTGCTCCGTTCGGACTCGAGGCCTGCCGCGAGCGCTTCTGGGTACCGGCCCGCCATGTAGAGGATCTTCATTTGATGAAGAGGCCAGAGGGGGGATGGGCGCGCGTTGCCGTGGGCTCCGGGGAGGCTCCAGGGTTTCTCCAGTTGCCCCTTCAGGCAGCGGATCCAATGGCGGTAGACGAGGAGATCCTGGATGTATTGCGAGTTCTGGCTCTGGCGGACGAAGTCGAAGTAGCGCTGCAATTCGCCTTCCACCTGCTCCAGCGGATCGCCCCGCACCGCCGCGAGCGAGATGAGGTTGCAGCAGGCATACACGCTGTAGGCGAGGTCTCCCGATTCGCTCAGCAGCTTGAAGGCCCGGAGCAGATAGGCCGAACTGGTCCGGGCAGGCTGGGTCCAGTGATTGATGAGGCCACCGAAGATGTTGTAGTTGCGGCGCTTCGACATGTTGAAGCCATGCCGCTCGGCCACCGCGATGGCCAGCTTGCCCAGGGCATGGCCGTTTGCGTAGTCCTTCGTGCAGGCCAGCAAGTGCGCATAGCTGGCCAGTCCATAGGCCCCCGCGTCCGAGTGCTTCCCCGTCCGGAGAACCTGATGGACCAGCGTGCACGTGATGAGCTGCTCGCGCTCCTTGCTCTCGAAGCCTTGGAAGAAAGGCGAGATGAGGTAGGCCAGCACCATGCCCAGGGCGAGCCGGTCCGGATCTGTCTCTTCCGGCAGGGCCTCCAGTTCTTCGAGCTTCCGCCCGCGCAGGTGCGATTCGATCTCCCGCCGCTCGCGCTCCAGTGCGGCGCTCACCGCCGCATCGTCCTCGGGCCAGTCCACTTCGAAGAGCTTCAGGGCCGCGACGCCGCACCGGCAGGCTTCCAGGTACTTGCCCAGGGTGGTGTAGAGGATGATCTTGGTCGTGTAGACTTGGGTCATCTGCAGCCGGGTCCGGGCGCGCGCCATCGCCAGGTCGAACAACGCCTCCGCTTCCGGGAAGCGGGTGAGCAGGTACTCGCACTCCGCCAACTCCACCGTGAGCAGCCAGAGCAACTCGAAGCGGGTCTGCCAGCCGTCCCACCCGAGGAGCCGGCGGCCGATCCTGAAGTACGCCGCCGCGGAGGCGTACGCGCTGGAAGCCTTGGCGCGGCGGCCGGATTGCAGGTTCAGCTGGGCGACGGCCTGCCGCTCCTCCTCGTTGTGCAGCACCTCCAACCCAAGGTTGAGCTGATCAATGACGCAGAAGCCGGGATCGTCAGGGGGCACCTGCTGGCGCCACAGCAGCCGGCCAATCTTCAGGTGGACCGCGGGCCGGTCTTCCACGGCGATCAGCGAGTATGCGGCCTGCTGTACCCGGTCATGGAGGAAGCGGTAGCGTCCTCTTTCCGGTGTGGGGTGGAGCCTTTCGTGGGCGTCACTGCCCGGAATGAGCAGCCCCTCTCGGACGGCCTCTCTCAGAAGCGGCTCGATGGTCTCCAGGGAGGTTTCGCTGATGTACGTCAGGGTCAACACGTCGAATGTGTTGCCCACACAGGCCGCCAGCTTGAGCACTTCCTGGATCTCTCGAGGCAGGCGCCGAAGCTTCTCCGCCATCAGGGCCAGCACGTTCTCCGTGTGAGGGGCCTTCGCGATTGCCTCCAGCGCCCACTGCCAGCGGCGGGCACCGTGGTCGAAGGAGAGCAGCCCTCTGGCATGCAGCGAGTGGAGAAGCTGCTTGATGAAGAATGGATTCCCCTGGGTTTTGGCCAGCAGGGTGTTGGCCAGGGCCTCCACCGCTTCTGGCTCCGTCCCCAGTGTTTCCGCCAGCAGCTGGCGGACATCCCTTGGCGCCAAGGGACCCACGTGGAGCTCGATGACAGACTGACCTTCCTGGCGCAGTTGGTCCGCCAGCAGCATGAATGGGTGGGCGGGGGAGACCTCGTTGTTCCGGTAAGCGCACAGCAGCAGCAGGCTCCTGGAGGCTGGGTTCACGAGGAGCTGCTGAAGCAGCGCGAGTGAGGCCGAGTCCGCCCACTGCATGTCGTCCAGGAACAGGACCAAGGGGTGCTCTGGGCCGGTGAGCGCGGCGATGAGTTGCTCGAACACCCGGTGAAAGCGGGCTTGGGACTCCGTGCAGGGCAGCTCGGGGACGGGGGGTTGGGGACCCAGCAGCAGCTCCAACTCCGGGAGGAGGTCCGCTAGCAGACGGCCATTGGGGTTGATCGCTTCGATGATGCGGCTCTTCCAAGCGGCCACCGTGGAGGGTTCCTCGGTGAGCAACACGCGAAGGTGCTGGCGGAACGCCTGGGCCAGCGAGGAATAGGGAACGTTGCGATGGAGCTGATCGAACTTCCCGGAGGCAATGGACCCTCGCCGGACCACCAGATGCCTGTGGAGTTCATGGACGAGTGAGGTTTTGCCAATGCCCGCATAGCCTGAAATCAGCAGCAGTTCGACGCTTCCGCTGGACACCCGTTCCAGCGCCGCCAGCAACTGTTTCAGCTCACGCTCGCGGCCATAGAGTTTCCCGGGGATGGAGAATGCCGAGGAGATGTCCTGCTGGCCGAGGGGAAAATCTTCGAGCCATGCCGCGCCTTTCAGGCGCCGGGAGGCCTCCCGGAGATCCGCCGCGAGCCCGGAAGCGCTTTGGTAGCGATCCTCCGCCATCTTGGCCAAGAGCTTGAGCACCATGCGCGAGAGCACGGCGGGACAGCCGGGACGGTGGGCTTCCGGCGGCAAGGGTTGCCGGGCGATGTGGCAGTGGATCAGCTCGATGGGATCGGCGGCCGCGAAGGGCTTGACCCCGGTCAGCATCTCGTAGAGGACGATGCCCAGCGTATACAGATCGGACCGGGCATCGACGGCGCGGTTCATCCGGCCGGTTTGCTCCGGTGAGAGGTAGGCCAGCCGCTCCGCCATGTGCTGAAGGGGGCTTGGTCCTTGAGGGGAGCCCCGCTCCAGCCGCGTGGAAAGGCTGAAGTCGGTGAGCTTGATGCGGCCCGTCTCCGCATCGACGAGCACGCCTTCGGGGGTGAGGCTCTTGTGGATGACGTCGCGCCGGTGCAGTTCGCCGAGCGTGTCCGCCAGCGGCAAGGCAATCTGAAGAAACCTCGCGAAGTCCATCGGGCCAACGGTGATGAGCCGCCGCAGGGAGATGGCCGTGAAGTTCTCGAAGACGAGCGCTGCCCGGTGGTGGCTGTGCGCGAAGTCGAGCGGTTCCAGCACCCCCGGCAGTCTCAGCTCGCGGATGAGCTCGAACTCGGCCTTCAGCCGGGCAATGGCAGACGGGGAGGGATAGTCCTCCTTGAGGACTTTGAGGAGGACCGGGTGCCCCTTCTCGGCGTGCCTGCCGCGCAGGAGAACGGCACCTCGGTACTGGGCGACCTCGTCCAGCAATGTGTATCCAGAGAAGGTGCTCATGGAAGGTGCCCAAGCTGGAGAGGGTGCTCAGCGCTTGGGCTACGAAAGCCTTTATTGCTGTACGCGGCAAGCATGGGTAGGCTCCTCACCTACGTCACCTCGGCGGAAACTGTTGCGTGGGAGATGGAAGGCGATGAAGGAGCTGCAGGTCGTTGGGGAGGATGGCAGGCTTTACCGGGTGCACGTGGAGCAAGGCACGGCACCGGAGGTATTGGCGCAAGGAGAGGGGGGCAAGCCGTCCGAGCCCCCGCCCAAGCCCGAGGCGCCGAAACCCGGCGTCCCGAAACCGGGCACTCCTGCGCAGGACCCCCAACCGACGAAAGAGCTTGATCAGCCGGGTTTCAAATCGTCCCCGGTGAGCATCTCGAGCTTCCGGGCGCGCTAGACGCCCTCCCCGAGGCGCATGCTCCGGCTTCCGGCAGGGTGGGCTCAGGCGAGCCCCTACCGCCCCGTTTCTTCCGAGGAGACGGTCGAGAGGTTGCGCCCGCTGCTCCCGGTGTTTGGCATCACCCGGATCGCGAACGTCACGGGCTTGGACGTTGTCGGCGTCCCCGTCGTGATGGTGTGTCGGCCGAATTCCCGGTCGTTGGCGGTCTTCCAGGGCAAAGGGCTGGATCTGGCCTCGGCGCAGGCGTCTGGCTTGATGGAAGCCGTGGAGAACTACCATGCCGAGCGGATTCTCTCGCCGGTCAAGCTCGCCAGCTTCCAGGAACTGCGCTTCACCCATGCGCTCGTGGACGTGGCGTCCCTGCCGCGAACCTCGGCACGGGATTTCCATCCTCAGCTGCGCCTGCTCTGGATCGAGGGACATGAGCTGCTCAGCGGCACATCGTTGTGGCTGCCGTTCGAGCTGGTTCACACCAACTATACCCTCCCCTTCCCGCCTGGCAGCGGCACCTTCCTGCCCAGTTCGAATGGGCTGGCTTCGGGCAACCACTGGCTGGAGGCGGTCTGCCACGGCCTCTGCGAGGTGGTGGAGCGGGACGCGGTCACGCTGTGGTTCCTGAACGGCGCGGAAGGGCGGGCGCGGAGCCAGTTGGCCCTGGAGACCGTGGCGGATCCAGGGTGCCGTCAGGTGCTTGCCCGCTTCGAAGAGGCCGGTTTGGAGGTGGCCGCGTGGGACGTCACCTCGGATGTGGGTATTCCGGCCTGTCTGTGCGCACTGCTGGAGCCAGAGGGTTCTTTGCAGCCGGTGGGCTCCGTGTTCGGGATGGGGTGCCATCCGGCGAGGGAGGTGGCCTTGCGGAGGGCGCTCACGGAGGCAGCGCAGGTGCGGTTGACCGCCATTACGGGCTCCCGGGATGACTTGCGTCGGCGCCACTACGCGCGCGCCCGGGAGACGCCCTGGCTGGCGCAGTTGCGCGCGGGGATGGGGACTCAGCCGGGATGTGATTTTCACGAGGTGCCCACCTGGAGGGGCACTTCGCTGGAGGCGGACCTGGGCTGGATGTTGGAGCGCCTGCGGGGTGCTGGTTTGACACAGGTGGTGGCGGTGGACCTGACCCGGCCAGAGTTCCAGATTCCCGTGGTGCGGGTGGTCATCCCCGGCCTCGAGGGGCCGTCCTCGATGCCCATTTACGTGCCGGGAGTCCGGGCGCGCCAGCATCTGGCGAGGCAGGGGGCGTGAAGCTCATCGTGTTCACGGGGCCGACCCTGTCCGTGGACGAGGCCCGGGAGGAACTGGAAGCCCTTTACCGGCCTCCCGTCGCGCAGGGAGAGGTGTACCGTGCCGCGCTCGAGCGGCCGTGGGGCATCGGCATCATCGATGGATACTTCGAGCGCGTTCCGGCTGTCTGGCACAAGGAGATCCTCTGGGCGATGTCCCAGGGGATTCACGTCTTCGGCAGCGCCAGCATGGGGGCGCTGCGGGCCGCGGAGCTGGCGGCGTTCGGGATGGAGGGGGTGGGTGCCATCTACGAGGCCTTCCAGCGCGGCGCGTTGCAGGACGATGACGAGGTGGCGGTGGCGCAAGGGCCCGCGGAGCAAGGCCATCGGGCCCTCTCCGAGGCGATGGTGAACATCCGGGCCACGCTGCGGCTCGCGGAGGAGGAAGCCGTCATCTCCCCTGCGGTGGGTACGGGACTGGAGCGGATCGCGAAGCGCCTGTTCTTCCCCGAGCGGGTGTACCCGCGCATCCTGGCCGCCGCCACCCGGGAAGGGTGGCCAGAAGGAGAGTTGACGGCGTTTCGAGAGTGGGTTTCCCAGGGGCGCGTCAACCTGAAGCGGGCAGATGCGCTCGCCATGCTGCGGGTCATGCGAGAGCGGAGGGAGGTGGCTCCAAGGCCCAAGGAGGTGCAGTTCTCGTTCGAGCACACCGACACATGGGAGGCGTTGAGGCGCGAGGCGGCGGGGCTTCCGTCCGGTCATGCCTCGGAAGAAGACATACCGCGAGAGGCATTGTTGGACGAACTGCGGCTCGAGGGCCGCTATGCCACGGTGGCTCGCCTGGCGCTGGCGCGCGCGCTCGCGCTGGATGAGGCCCGGAGGCAAGGGCTTCGGCATGATGAGGCGTCACTTGTGCGAACCGGGCATGCGCTGCGTGAGGCGCTTGGACTGGTGGATCCAGAGCGGTTCGGAAAGTGGCTGGAAGAGAGCGGGGTGGAGAACTTCCAGCGACTGCTGCGCGATGAGGCTGACGTGCATTGGGTCCAGGGCATGTTCGCGCCAGAGCTGGAGCAGGGCCTGTTGGATCACCTGCGAGTCACAGGGGAGTACATGGTCCTGATGGCCCGCGTGCGGGACAAGCAACGGGTTCTTCGGGAACAAGGGCTGGATGCGCTGACGTCCGCAGCGGAGAGGATTCCCCCGGGGGAGTCATGGCGCTGGTATTTCGGCACACGGCTGGGCCGATCCATTCCGGAGAACCTGGAGGTCTATGCACGTGCCGCGGGGTTCGAGGATGCCCAGGCGCTGGAGGCGGCGGTGTCGAGGGAGTGGCTCTACGTCTGTGCGCTCGGAGCCAGGTAGGTTGAGGGAAGTGACGCCACGCCGCCCGCGCGAGCATGAAGAGGAGAAGCCCTTCGAGGGTTCCTTTGCCCCCCGAGGCTGAACAGCCGCCCTCGGCTGCTTCCACACAAGGAAGCCACAGCTGGCACCCTGCGCCCGTTTTCACGCAGAGGAGCTCGTCCTTGGATTCGGTGCAGGCGGGCCCGAAACGGCCAGCCTCCAGGCCTGCCACCGCACAGCTCTTCTGCCCCGAAGGGTGGGGGACACAGGCCATCCCGAGGGGACAATCGGCGTGTTCCTGGCAATGCACCGTGCACGCGTCCACCGACGGATCGAGGGGGGCGCGTGCCGGGGGGGCCCGGGCTGCGTCCTCCAAGGCTTCTTGGATGAACGCTCCATGCGCGTCGATGCGCGTATTGGTGCCTGTCGTGCAGGCGAGGTTGCCGAAGGACGTGATCCCCGCGAGGGACTCGGTTCCGCCAGTCTCCAGGAACACGGGACCGCCACTGTCTCCGCCGCACGACATCCCGGGAGCGGCCACGATGGAGAACGTTCCTGCCTCGACCGAGGTCACCCGCGCGGTGCCACTTCTCCGGTGCCCGGTTTGGCCTTGATCATCGAGGCCGAACCCCACCACCCGTGCGCCCTGTCCCACCACGTCCCCCGGGAGTGT
Protein-coding sequences here:
- a CDS encoding LVIVD repeat-containing protein, encoding MSERVVDIAMPVDVYVTRNHAYVVSISRSGLPGGLSVFDVSDKAAPVLVKTFQFPGDTDWNGVWAKDDALYVASAHRGVLLFDIRNPGDPQFLRSLQAGNGSVHTVFVEGNRLYATDLSGIILYDVSNALEPIELNRYAPFPIDSPHDMFAIGDRLYVSYASDGFVVADVSNPQSIATLGTYNFRDHYSHANAVGVFGGRTIAFMGGEGPFEHLRMLDISEPAQMVKIGVFQLRPIVSIHNMVLVGKRLYLSWYQEGVRVLDVSNPTQPQQVAYFNTFRESDPGRGGYFDGSIGIRVPGDGYIYTVDTSRGLLILRER
- a CDS encoding immunoglobulin-like domain-containing protein, which encodes METSKALQLSVNGGVDWFHPEPLPSPHASTSLVTGQGAPLAVRLVGPLTSGKTGTLTLTLELLPPAPTCQANSECDDGSACTVDTCTPEGTCGHEQVLCVAGTACTPDPGPASPPPNEGEAPTPGSNTCVDASWPSLVVNGALDMTLECGVNAWVDPGASATDACGAVPVRTYNSGHDPYGPGPNPCAEGTYPVQYIAWNALGYTVKAIRSVRVDDRTPPTLKLKGPAFMTHPCGSQWEDPGVEAFDACYGYIWPEVKWQGEVNGWVEGTYTKVYTLTDSGGNAALPVSRTVQVVHCPWK
- a CDS encoding trifunctional serine/threonine-protein kinase/ATP-binding protein/sensor histidine kinase: MSTFSGYTLLDEVAQYRGAVLLRGRHAEKGHPVLLKVLKEDYPSPSAIARLKAEFELIRELRLPGVLEPLDFAHSHHRAALVFENFTAISLRRLITVGPMDFARFLQIALPLADTLGELHRRDVIHKSLTPEGVLVDAETGRIKLTDFSLSTRLERGSPQGPSPLQHMAERLAYLSPEQTGRMNRAVDARSDLYTLGIVLYEMLTGVKPFAAADPIELIHCHIARQPLPPEAHRPGCPAVLSRMVLKLLAKMAEDRYQSASGLAADLREASRRLKGAAWLEDFPLGQQDISSAFSIPGKLYGRERELKQLLAALERVSSGSVELLLISGYAGIGKTSLVHELHRHLVVRRGSIASGKFDQLHRNVPYSSLAQAFRQHLRVLLTEEPSTVAAWKSRIIEAINPNGRLLADLLPELELLLGPQPPVPELPCTESQARFHRVFEQLIAALTGPEHPLVLFLDDMQWADSASLALLQQLLVNPASRSLLLLCAYRNNEVSPAHPFMLLADQLRQEGQSVIELHVGPLAPRDVRQLLAETLGTEPEAVEALANTLLAKTQGNPFFIKQLLHSLHARGLLSFDHGARRWQWALEAIAKAPHTENVLALMAEKLRRLPREIQEVLKLAACVGNTFDVLTLTYISETSLETIEPLLREAVREGLLIPGSDAHERLHPTPERGRYRFLHDRVQQAAYSLIAVEDRPAVHLKIGRLLWRQQVPPDDPGFCVIDQLNLGLEVLHNEEERQAVAQLNLQSGRRAKASSAYASAAAYFRIGRRLLGWDGWQTRFELLWLLTVELAECEYLLTRFPEAEALFDLAMARARTRLQMTQVYTTKIILYTTLGKYLEACRCGVAALKLFEVDWPEDDAAVSAALERERREIESHLRGRKLEELEALPEETDPDRLALGMVLAYLISPFFQGFESKEREQLITCTLVHQVLRTGKHSDAGAYGLASYAHLLACTKDYANGHALGKLAIAVAERHGFNMSKRRNYNIFGGLINHWTQPARTSSAYLLRAFKLLSESGDLAYSVYACCNLISLAAVRGDPLEQVEGELQRYFDFVRQSQNSQYIQDLLVYRHWIRCLKGQLEKPWSLPGAHGNARPSPLWPLHQMKILYMAGRYPEALAAGLESERSTSATASGTLLVPESRFYFALAIAAAQRGPQGEDPRELLPRFIEDFQSWATGCPANFRQQQVLLQAELARLSGQDLQAMSLYDEAVKASGDSGYLHIEALSNELAGRFHLHGGRTRVAQSYLREARYAYARWGATALVAELDARYPELLGRRAAGGEEAPVASAELTGSVLDLMTVTWSSQVLSGELHLRSLLEKLIRIVMEHAGSQRSVLLLSRESGLFIEAEATVDQPEATVLQSIPVSSAPSLPKSVINYVAHLRDSLVLRDALSTPPYQSDPYVMAHKTRSILCLPVLAHKKLVGLLYLEHHLATDVFTSDRLQVLTLLSAQAAISIENALLYNTLEQRVEARTRELNEKNDQLVVTLHRLRETQQLLVEKEKLASLGAMTAAIAHEVKNPLNFINNFAQLAQEQARELRTEMARLGPSPAPDKLDELRDMTEHLAALTSKIDEHGKRVDRIINSMRQHSSGSRTARVPVDLNRLLAEHVSLISQGLRMREPSLEVQLTENYDATLGLVGVSPGELGQVIVNLVNNAYQAVIARYQKAPGEPPQVKVSSRNLGSHAEVRIWDNGVGIAPEARSKIFSPFFTTKQPGEGTGLGLSLSYNIVVQSHGGDLRFESEPGLGTEFIVTLPRR
- a CDS encoding YcaO-like family protein, coding for MLRLPAGWAQASPYRPVSSEETVERLRPLLPVFGITRIANVTGLDVVGVPVVMVCRPNSRSLAVFQGKGLDLASAQASGLMEAVENYHAERILSPVKLASFQELRFTHALVDVASLPRTSARDFHPQLRLLWIEGHELLSGTSLWLPFELVHTNYTLPFPPGSGTFLPSSNGLASGNHWLEAVCHGLCEVVERDAVTLWFLNGAEGRARSQLALETVADPGCRQVLARFEEAGLEVAAWDVTSDVGIPACLCALLEPEGSLQPVGSVFGMGCHPAREVALRRALTEAAQVRLTAITGSRDDLRRRHYARARETPWLAQLRAGMGTQPGCDFHEVPTWRGTSLEADLGWMLERLRGAGLTQVVAVDLTRPEFQIPVVRVVIPGLEGPSSMPIYVPGVRARQHLARQGA
- a CDS encoding TfuA-like protein — its product is MKLIVFTGPTLSVDEAREELEALYRPPVAQGEVYRAALERPWGIGIIDGYFERVPAVWHKEILWAMSQGIHVFGSASMGALRAAELAAFGMEGVGAIYEAFQRGALQDDDEVAVAQGPAEQGHRALSEAMVNIRATLRLAEEEAVISPAVGTGLERIAKRLFFPERVYPRILAAATREGWPEGELTAFREWVSQGRVNLKRADALAMLRVMRERREVAPRPKEVQFSFEHTDTWEALRREAAGLPSGHASEEDIPREALLDELRLEGRYATVARLALARALALDEARRQGLRHDEASLVRTGHALREALGLVDPERFGKWLEESGVENFQRLLRDEADVHWVQGMFAPELEQGLLDHLRVTGEYMVLMARVRDKQRVLREQGLDALTSAAERIPPGESWRWYFGTRLGRSIPENLEVYARAAGFEDAQALEAAVSREWLYVCALGAR